The Myxococcales bacterium genome has a window encoding:
- a CDS encoding YkgJ family cysteine cluster protein produces the protein MNARNDGCRKCGKCCHFEISVTLLDIHRIAIQRGQADRQVFEDVVDSEKTAQSRLLVMRRRSDGACVFLQPDNLCSVEAAKPIACRFYNCRYGEASDIIPWTAFEDTPASQVQLWGHTFAAAITSAYLRKNGPRWHRADYRRAIDSIYHNTLPDQPFVQDAGVAANAGHVCVNCNSEGRMAAQPLVTLDDVQRLAEVAGVGLADFFADFVDPEPSADGLLQLKQQSGCAFFDAGLCRAGDAQPMHCRSLPRAARRHYSPTLLHHFFLGFGTVAEQFRHQVSVELTRAYVAEVGARYDRDNFRRSLGKIEWLSSDQEELDKFRARVRAFRYNPDQEAEIPSLAHNA, from the coding sequence ATGAACGCTCGGAACGACGGCTGCCGGAAGTGCGGAAAATGCTGTCATTTTGAAATTTCCGTGACTCTGCTGGATATCCACCGGATCGCCATACAGCGCGGCCAGGCGGACCGCCAAGTCTTCGAGGATGTTGTCGACAGCGAAAAAACCGCGCAGTCGCGGCTTCTGGTGATGCGCCGGCGGTCGGACGGCGCCTGCGTGTTTCTGCAACCGGACAATCTCTGCTCGGTCGAAGCGGCCAAACCGATCGCCTGTCGGTTTTACAATTGCCGTTACGGCGAGGCTTCCGACATCATCCCCTGGACCGCCTTCGAGGACACCCCCGCCAGTCAGGTCCAGTTATGGGGCCATACTTTCGCGGCGGCCATCACCAGCGCCTACCTGCGTAAAAACGGGCCGCGTTGGCACCGGGCCGATTACCGCCGGGCGATCGATTCGATCTACCACAACACCCTGCCCGATCAGCCGTTTGTCCAAGACGCCGGCGTCGCGGCGAATGCCGGGCACGTTTGCGTGAACTGCAATTCCGAGGGACGGATGGCCGCGCAACCGCTGGTGACCCTCGACGATGTTCAGCGGCTGGCCGAGGTGGCCGGCGTCGGCCTGGCCGATTTCTTCGCCGATTTCGTCGATCCCGAACCGAGCGCCGACGGTTTGCTGCAACTCAAACAGCAATCCGGGTGCGCCTTTTTCGACGCCGGCCTCTGCCGGGCCGGCGATGCGCAACCGATGCATTGCCGTTCGCTGCCGCGCGCGGCGCGGCGGCATTACAGCCCGACGCTGCTGCACCATTTCTTCCTGGGCTTCGGCACCGTCGCCGAACAGTTCCGGCATCAAGTCTCGGTCGAACTGACCCGCGCCTACGTCGCGGAAGTCGGCGCCCGCTACGACCGCGACAACTTCCGCCGCTCGCTCGGTAAAATCGAGTGGCTGTCGTCCGATCAGGAAGAATTGGACAAGTTCCGCGCCCGGGTCCGCGCCTTCCGCTACAACCCGGATCAAGAGGCGGAAATTCCGTCCCTGGCGCACAACGCCTGA
- a CDS encoding DUF1566 domain-containing protein yields MKTVSFCAIVFILACLMFGLVLGGCGCSDDDDDDDDDDDDNDDDAGNDEDDTGDDDDTSDNNAGDDDDAISGDVWTDSSSGLKWQVSPTGGNMNWNLAKSHCQGLSLAGHNDWRLPTISELRSLIRGCDDTETGGDCDVTDTCLDYSNCYNSPCGGCSNGGGPAGGCYWPSQMEGDCSVYWSSSECGDDDDGAWYIYFGYGNVYSSNIGGDKAVRCVR; encoded by the coding sequence ATGAAGACCGTTTCTTTTTGTGCGATCGTTTTCATTCTCGCGTGTTTAATGTTTGGGCTCGTTCTCGGCGGTTGCGGCTGCAGTGATGACGACGACGATGACGACGATGACGACGATGACAACGATGATGACGCTGGCAACGACGAGGACGACACGGGCGATGATGACGACACTAGCGATAACAATGCCGGCGACGACGATGACGCGATCAGTGGTGATGTGTGGACGGATTCATCTTCCGGCCTTAAGTGGCAAGTTTCTCCCACGGGTGGGAATATGAACTGGAATCTGGCGAAAAGCCATTGCCAGGGTTTGAGTCTTGCGGGGCACAACGATTGGCGGTTGCCGACAATCTCGGAACTTCGGAGCCTTATTCGGGGATGTGACGACACCGAAACTGGTGGTGACTGCGATGTTACAGACACTTGTCTGGATTATTCAAACTGTTATAACAGCCCGTGCGGGGGTTGTTCAAACGGCGGCGGTCCAGCGGGTGGATGCTATTGGCCTTCACAAATGGAAGGCGACTGCAGTGTGTATTGGTCGTCCTCGGAGTGTGGGGACGATGACGACGGCGCGTGGTATATCTACTTTGGCTACGGCAACGTTTACAGTAGCAACATTGGTGGCGACAAAGCTGTGCGTTGTGTACGTTAA